A single genomic interval of Primulina huaijiensis isolate GDHJ02 chromosome 7, ASM1229523v2, whole genome shotgun sequence harbors:
- the LOC140980336 gene encoding uncharacterized protein, whose translation MSLSSTFASTVTTLSIARSEDQHLKQKKNVGFVPVGLKPLQLRLQPFQSRESAAHAFRVKHAAICAASLSATCAAEQTQTVTRQSSTITVAPIQGKEKSPELDDGGTGFPPRDDSGGGGGGGGGHWSGGFFFFGFLAFLGFLKDQESEGPYREERRRRGDY comes from the exons ATGTCTTTAAGTTCTACTTTTGCTAGCACTGTTACAACTCTATCCATTG CAAGATCAGAAGATCAACATCTGAAGCAAAAGAAAAACGTTGGTTTCGTTCCAGTTGGGCTTAAGCCACTCCAATTGCGGCTTCAGCCCTTCCAAAGCAGAGAAAGTGCTGCACATGCTTTTCGAGTAAAACACGCTGCCATATGTGCTGCTTCCCTG AGTGCCACTTGTGCCGCAGAGCAGACTCAGACTGTTACCAGGCAATCGTCTACGATTACTGTTGCACCTATTCAAG GGAAAGAGAAATCTCCAGAACTTGATGATGGTGGAACAGGATTTCCACCGCGTGATGACAGCGGCGGCGGGGGCGGCGGGGGCGGAGGGCACTGGTCTGGGGGATTTTTCTTTTTCGGCTTCCTTGCTTTCTTGGGCTTCTTGAAGGACCAAGAAAGCGAAGGACCTTACCGAGAAGAAAGGAGGAGACGAGGGGATTATTGA